The Desulfosalsimonas propionicica DNA window TTTAATCTTATAATGACTTGAGATGATTACCCGGACGGTTTCTTTCCAACAGCACAGCTATTTCGATAGTGGCCATCCGAAGGAGACCAAGAGAACTTTCACAAAAGGAGGATGACACTATGGCAAATGGCACAGTAAAATGGTTCAGCGACAAAAAAGGCTTTGGTTTTATCGAGACCGAGGATGGAACAGATGTTTTTGTTCACCATTCCGGGATCAATGCAACCGGTTTCAAATCGCTCAACGAAGGCGACAAGGTCACTTTCACGGTTCAGCAGGGGCAAAAAGGCCCGGCAGCCGTTGACGTGACCGTGGTATAATTTATACCCGCACCATGAGGCAATTCAAAAAGCGTCCGGGATCTTTCCCGGGCGCTTTTTTTATTCGCGCAATTTTTTACCGGACAAACTGCAGGCAACTGCATGGCAGGTGTTTGCGGCCGAAACTTGACAACAATGTTTGGGCAGGACTATTTTAACAGCATTTGACATTTGAAATCTTTACCATACAGGAGTCTGACCATGGAAACAGCTATCAGATCCGCCGCCTGCAGCCTCATTTGCTGTCTCACAGCAGCCGCCATGTTTTTCCTGGCCTCCTCCCCGGCCATGGCCCAAAACCCGGATGAAGGGGGGCTTTTCCCGAAAGAGGAGATTTTCAAGCCGATCCTGGCCGACCCCAAGGAACCCCGGTTTTTCGGCTCTGTCCGCCACATAAACAATGAGATGAGAAAAGACTTTACCGGCGCGGCCATCGGTCTTGGCGAGACCTTTGGCGTCTACCGCAAAAACCTGGGACCCGAGCGTGCCTGGCAGATCAGCATCAGCGGCGGAGTCTTTTCCCATTTTGACATGGACACCTCCTCCTATGACCTGCTCAACTCGGATTACAGCATCGGCCTGCTGTGGACATACCGGGACCGGGACGCTTCCCTGCGCCTGCGGGTCTATCACCAAAGCTCTCACCTGGGCGATGATTACGTGTCAGACGATCCCGGCCTTCTGGATAAATACTCTGGATTTGACTACGAGGCCGCAGAGTTGATCACCGCCTACGACTGGGAGCCATTTCGCGTATACGGCGGCATCCACTACCTGCTCCAGCGGGACCCGGGCCACATGGACCGGTGGAGCTACCAAGCGGGGGTGGAATATGAAAGCCCCAGTCCAGTCCTTTTCCACGGGGTGCCCGTGGCCGGCGTGGATATCAAGGGAGTCCAGGAAAGAAGCTGGACCCCTGCCGTAAGTGTAAAGGCCGGACTCAAGTTCAAAACCGCAGACAGCAGCCGTGACATCATGGTCCTGGCCGAATACTATGACGGTTTTATTCCCTACGGGGCTTTTTATGACTATGACATGGACGCATTCGGCCTTGGGGTCTACTTCGGGTTCTGATCCATGCGGCAGGCTGCTGCATAGGGGTTGAGTGCATTGCGAATCTTCCAATCCGCAAGATCCCGCGACGCCGGGGCCACGGCTTTATCCGCCACGGAAGGGGACAAATCGGGCATGTACTGCCGAATCAGCGGCTCGGGAATGGTCGTGCCCAGGTTGTTTTCCAGCTGCTGCACCGCCGCCTGCAGCCGGTCTCGGCCCCAGTAATAGCGCACCCGGTCCAGGTAACTGAAAAGCACCCGCCAGTCCGGCACCGGTCCTGAATCGGGATGGTGACCGGACCAGTGCCCGGGAAACTGCGCCATCTCCTCGCAGAGCACCTCCCGGAGACCGGACAGGACAACATCTTTGCGGCTGCCGAGCCACTCCTGTTCAATGCAGGCCAGGGCAAACAAAACCTCGCGCAGGGCAAAGGTCAAAGCCGGCCCCACCTTGAGCAGACAGAAATGATCGCGCACCATCTGCGCAAGCGCATCCGGATGCTGAAAATCCGTGGCATGGATTTCATAGGTCATGGCATTGGGCAGCCGGTCATGGAAGGCGGACAGGGCCGCGGCCGGCAGCCGCTGGTACGGCGCCACCCAGAGACCGCCGAAGTCCACACCCGGCTGGACCACCACGGCAATGACCCGCAGCCAGGCATCCTCAAGTCCCAGGCGTTCAAACTCCTTTTGACAGCAGTCCAGGTACCCGGCCAGTTCACCGGGATCTGTCACCGGCACATCCCCGGGTTCCGCCATGGAACCGCCCGGGGTGGGCACTTCCGCACCGACCACGTAGACCGGCCAGGAGGCCCCGGCCGGCAGCTTTTTTGCCGCGGCTTCGGCTGCCCGGCACAGACGCGCAGCCCGCTCTGCGGAAACTTCCGGAGCCAGGGGGCCGTCCGGATCATCGCCCAGGGCCATGCTGGCATCCAGGTGAATCTTGGCATAACCCGCGGACACGCAATGGGCCACCAGGGTTTCGGCCTTGTCCATGGCGCTGTCGGCAGTCTCGTTTTTCCACACATGCGGGCCCAAATGATCGCCGCCGATAATCAGCCGCCCTTTGTCAAAACCCATTTGGTCTGCCATGGCGCTGATGTATCGGGTAAAATCCGCCGGTGTCATGCCGGCATAGCCGCCAAACTGGTTGACCTGGTTGCAGGTGGCCTCGATGAGCAGATCGCTGGTGTCTGCCGCAGCCCGGGCAAACGCGGCCAAAAGAACCCGCGGGTGAGACGAGCACACCGAGTAGATGCCTTCCGCCCTGCCCCTTCGCTGATGCGGCCCCATGGTTGTGAGTCGGTTCTGCATCATCATTAAAACACCGGCTGCGGCATGTCGTTTGGATAGTTCACGGTAAAGGAAATGGAAATCTCCCGGCTCCGGCCGGGTTCCAGCTCCATTTCCCACTGCATGACCCCTGACTTATCGGCAAAATCCTTTTGGTCGGGCTGCGGTGAAAAGGAAACGTCTTTTACCTCTATTCTGTCGGTTTTGGAAACCGGTACGCTGTCCCGCACATGGATTGTAACCGGTCTTTGCTTTCGGTTTTCCGCAACAATCCGGTATTCCAGTTCCCGCACCACCGTGTCACGCTCGATTTTGCCGAAAAACCGGGTCTCCTTGCGATGATCCCGAAGCTTTTCCCGCCGGACCGCCACTGATCGGTCCGCTCCCATGCCCAGCACAAAGGGACGGCCTGCGGGCTGCTGTTCCAGAAACATGCGGCCGGCATACCGGCCCTCGAAAAACACCTGCACCGGTCCGGCCAGCAGTTCACGATCCGCCTCTGCCCGGCATACAAGAAAGGCCTCTGGCACCCGGCGGGGAACGGCGAGGTGATAAAACCGGCTTTCAAGAGTGCGGGTAAAAAGGGGCAGCAGGCTTTCATCCTCCCCGGAGGCCACGGAAACCGGCACGGGCAGATCATATTCAAAGGACAGGGCGGTTTCATGCTTTTGCGCCTCAGCCATGGGTGCGGGTGCTTTGGCATGCGCGCCCATGGCCATCTCTTGCATGCGGGCGCCTGCGTCCCGGTCGGCTTTGCGCGCAACCGGGCCGGGAACATCGAGAAACCAGGGCGAAAGTTCGGGCAGCCGCCCGCCCTGGACCGGCTCGGCAGTGGAGACCGAAAGATCAACATCCTCCCAGTCCTCGCCTGTTTTCTGGCTGACCTGAGCCATCATGGAAAGATCCAGACCCTGGTCTGCATCCGCGGCCATGGCCCGGTAAACAGGCGACCAGCCGGCATTTTTCACCACGTACCTGGCGGCAATGTCAACAGTTTGAGCGATTTTTGAATCAAACAGGATTTCAATGGCCGAGGCGGTTTTGTCGGTCCGGTCCCGGAGCATATCCAGCTCCCGGTTCACCTGCCGGATCTGTTTTTCAAGCTTGTCCAGGCTGTCCTGCGCCTTTCGCTGCCCGGCCAAAACATTGGTGTACTGATTTCCCAGAAAATCCCGGGTAGCAGCCAGATCTTCCAGGGAGGGCATCTGCGTCTGAATTTCCCGGGGCACCTGGGTTGCGGAAAACTCCGCCACTGAATCCAGAAACGCCTCCTGGCGCTGGAGTGCGGTTTTTTCATCCGTGATTTCCTGCTGCTCTGCTTTGAGCTCATCACGCCGGGCTTCGAGTTCCCGGATCTTTTTCCTGGGCGAATCGGCAACCGGCATACTGGCCACCCCAACGCCCAGAATCTGCCCTTCTCCCCGGACTTCTGCGGTCACAGAATCCGGATCCATGGAAAAGGCATCCACGCCCACCAGCAAACGATGGGTGCCGGCATCCACAGCGGTTTGCCCCTGGCGGGTGACCCGGGCCTGGTCAAAATAAACCGTGGTGCTGGTGATTTTGGTGGAAACCGTCTGCTGTGCGCCAAACGCAACACCGGCAATGAGCACGAAACCGGTGATCATCACGGCCGCCCGGATTGTTTTCATATTCCCTCCCGTCGGATTTCAACCTTGTTTTGCAAATATTGTTTCACCTGTCCCAAAGGCAACTGTTTGCGGTGGAAAATGCCGGCTGCAAGGGCGGCTTCCACGCTTGTGCGCGTAAAGACCTCAAGGAAATGTTCGGCGCTGCCCGCACCGGATGAGGCGATCACGGGTATGGAGACCGCATCGCAGACCGCGCTGATCAGTTCCAGGTCAAAGCCCGCACCCGTGCCGTCCCGGTCTATGGAATTGAGCAGAACCTCCCCGGCGCCCAGCTCCTGGCAGACCCGGGCCAGGGTGACCGCATCCACGGGCCGGCCCTCACGCCCCCCGCTCACCGTGCACTGAAACCAGCAAAAACACCGGCCTTCCGGGTCGGGCTCAGCGGTTTCAATGACTACCTGGTCCGGGGCGTCTGCCGGGTCATGGACATAGACCCGCCTGGGATCCACCGAGATCACCACGGCCTGGCTGCCGTAGACCTCGGAAATCTGTTCGATGGCGCTTTCTCCGGTCTTTTTTCCGGTTTTGAGATAATTTTCCGCGATATAAACCGCATCGCTTCCAATGGAGATCTTGTCCGCGCCGGATCTGAAATATTGCGCAGCCACCTCCAGAGAAGACCAGTTGCGGCCGTCTGCATCCGTATAGCTTCGGATCCCGCCGCCAATGGTCAGGGGCACAAAAACGTGCTCAGATGTGCGGCGCAAAACATCGAGCATGGGCATGTCCTGCATGGGAAAATCCCGGAATCCCGTGATGTTTAAAAACGTGATTTCATCTGCCCCCTGGGCATAATAATCCCGGGCCAGGTCCACCGGACCGCCAAGATCCCGGACCTGCCCGTTTTCGCGCACATCATAATGATCCCCCTTGGTGACCACCAGCTGCCCGGCGTCATCTGCGCGCACATCCAGGCAGGCCACGATCCTTTTGGCCAGATGCGTCCGAACCGGGTCCCGGAGATCTATTGCGGCTTCCGGACCGGGTTCAAGAAAATTGCGCAGCACTGCAAGCCCGGCTGCCCCGCTTTTTTCCGGGTGAAACTGGGTGGCGGCGATGTTGCCCGCAGCCACGCTGCTGACAAACGACTGGCCGTAATCTGTCCGGGTCAGCACAACATCCGGGTTCTGCGGCACCACGTGATAGGAATGAACAAAATAGAATTTCTCGTCCTCGCCCAGGCCGGCAAAGAGGGGGGTCGGCTTTTTCACGCAAATGCCGTTCCAGCCGATGTGGGGCACGGACAACTCGGTTTCAAACCGCCGGACCTCGCCCGTGAAAAATCCGAGCCCCGCAATTCCGGGGGCTTCATGGCTTTTTTCAAAAAGGGCGTGCAGCCCCAGGCAGATGCCCAAAAAGGGCTTGTCCGCGCGCAAAAAGGTCAGCAGGGGCTCCACAAACCCTTTGTCACCCAGCACCTGCATCATTTTGCCAAAATTGCCCACCCCGGGAAAAACCAGTTTTTCCGCCCGGGCGATATCATCACCGGATGCGGCCATGTGCACGGTGTGGCCGGATTTTTCAATGGCATTGACCACGCTGCGGACATTTCCGGCGCCATAATCAAGCAGTGTTATCATTTTATCCCTTTTTCATCCCTGATTCCGGTTACCCCTGAGATTCAATCCTGACGGGCTTCAGGTTACCCGACTTGTGCGCCAAAATCAAGCCGGTTGCTTTTGCCTGCAATGTTGCTTGCATTATTAATGGTCTTGAACGATATTTTTTGATATTATATATGGATATCTGATAAATCGTTATAAAAACAAGCCAGTTATCCTTTTTACCGGATTTTTGCGGGGGAAACACCATGGATATTGCTCTACAGGAAAACATTGCCACTCTGGAAACCTTGCGCAAGGAGGCCCTGCAGTGCGGGGGTGAAAAGCGCATCGAGGTTCAGCATCTCAAGGGCAAGCTCACCGCCCGGGAGCGCCTTGAGCTGCTGCTTGACGAAGGCTCCTTTGAAGAATTTGACATGCTTAAAACCGGACGGGGAAGCGCCATCGGCGATGAACGCACCTATCCGGGCGACGGAGTGGTGGCCGGCCACGGAACAGTGGAGGGCCGGGAAGTGTGCGTGTTCAGCCAGGACTTCACCGTCATCGGCGGCTCCCTGGGTGAAGCCCACTCCCAGAAAATCTGCAAGGTCATGGATCTTGCCGTGCGCGTGGGATGCCCCATTGTGGGTCTAAACGACTCGGGCGGAGCCCGGATTCAGGAAGGCGTGGATGCGCTGGCCGCATACGGCGAAATTTTTTACCGAAACGTCAAGGCCAGCGGTGTGGTCCCGCAGATTTCCTGCATCATGGGCCCCTGCGCCGGGGGCGCGGTCTACAGCCCCTCCATGACCGATTTCGTGTTCATGGTCCAGAATTCCTCCTACATGTTTGTCACCGGCCCCAACGTGGTCAAAACCGTCATCCACCAGGACATCACCTCCGAGGACCTGGGCGGGGCCGGGGTCCACGGCGCCAAATCCGGGGTCGCCCATTTCACCCAGCCCAATGACATTCTCTGCCTTCGCGAAGTCCGGCGCCTGATGAATTACCTGCCGTCAAACAACAAGCAGAAAGCCCCCCTGGTGGATTTCAGCGATCCGCCCGAGCGCACGGACCCGGCACTGGATTATCTGGTGCCGCCCAATCCCGGGCAGACCTATGACATGAATGTCCTGATCTACAGCATCCTGGACGGGGCCGAGTTCATGGAGGTCCACCCGGATTTTGCCAAAAACATCATCTGCGGATTCGGCCGTCTGGGCGGCCAGGTGGTGGGCTTGGTGGCCAACCAGCCCGCAGTGCTGGCCGGTGTGCTCGACAGTGACGCCTCCACCAAGGCGGCTCGTTTTGTGCGTTTCTGCGATGCCTTTAACATCCCCTTAATCAGCCTGGTGGACGTGCCCGGGTTCATGCCCGGCCCGGAACAGGAGCACGGCGGCATTATCCGGCACGGGGCCAAGCTGCTTTATGCCTTTATCGAGGCCACTGTGCCCAGAATTTCCGTGATCGTTCGCAAGTCTTACGGCGGTGCCTACCTGGTGATGAACTCCAAGCACATCCACTGCGATGTCAATTACGCCTGGCCATCGGCGGAAATCGCGGTCATGGGCCCCAAGGGCGCCTCAGAGGTCATCTACCGCAGAGAAATCCAGGCAGCAGATGATCCCGGGGCCGTACTGAGCGAAAAAATGGCCGATTACCGCAGACGGTTTGCCAATCCCTTTCTGGCGGCCCGGCGCGGATATATTGACGATGTGATTTTTCCCCGGGACACCCGCCATCAGCTGATCCGTACCCTGCAGTTTCTGGAAGGCAAAACAGTGGAAAAACCTGACCGAAAACATGGAAATATCCCCTTGTGAGGCCGCAAATGTTGAAAAAAATCCTGATTGCCAACCGCGGCGAAATCGCAGTGCGCATTTTAAGAACCTGCAAGAAACTCGGCATTGCCACGGTAGCGGTTTACTCGGAGCCTGACATGCGCAGCCAGCATGCGCTGGAAGCCGATGAGGCCGTTTTTCTCGGCGGCAGCACGGCTGCGGAATCCTATCTGGACATGGAAAAGATCCTGGGCGTTGCACAAAAGAAACAATGTGATGCCATCCATCCCGGTTACGGGTTTCTGTCTGAAAATCCAAAGTTTGCCCGGATGGCCGAAGAAGCCGGAATCACCTTTGTGGGCCCTTCAGCGGCCGCCATCGAGAAGATGGGTGACAAGGTGTCATCCCGGCATATTGCCGAAAAGGCCGGGGTCCCGGTTATTCCCGGCGGCACCGAACCCCTGGCCGACTTTGCCGCGGCCGGCCGGGCCGCCCAAGAAACCGGCTACCCCCTGATCCTCAAGCCCGCAGGCGGCGGGGGCGGCAAGGGCATGCGCATTGTGGAACAAAAAGAGGCCCTGGAACCGGCCTGGAATGCCAGCCGGGCAGAGGCCCAAAAAGCCTTTGGCGATGACCGGATTTTCATTGAGCGATACATTTCCCGGCCCCGTCACATCGAAATCCAGGTCATTGCCGACGGATTTGGAAACGCCCTGTACCTGGGAGAGCGGGAGTGCTCCATTCAGCGCCGCTACCAAAAGGTCATCGAGGAGGCCCCGGCCCCGGGTGTGGACGCGGCTCTGCGGGAAAAAATGGGGGCGGTGGCCTGCAGCCTGGTCCACCAGGCCGGCTACACCAATGCGGGCACCGTGGAATTTGTCATGGATGCCCAGGGCGAATTTTTCTTTCTGGAGATGAACACCCGCCTGCAGGTGGAGCACCCGGTCACGGAAATGGTCACCGGCCTGGATCTCGTGGAAATGCAGCTCGAAATTGCTGCCGGAAAGCCCCTGAAGTTGGCCCAGAAGGACCTGCAGATCAAGGGATGGGCCATTGAGGCCCGAATTTGCGCCGAGGACCCGGACAAAGCCTTTTTCCCGGCCACAGGCCTGGTGACCCGTTATGCCGAGCCCCGGGGCCGGCACGTGCGCGTGGACAGCGGTATTCATGCCGGAAGCCTGATCAGCGTGTTCTACGACTCACTGCTGGCCAAGATCATCTGCTGGGGCAAGACCCGGGAGCAGGCCAGAACGCGCCTGATCGGAGCATTAAACGGCTATCATATCGAAGGCGTGACAACAAACGTGGATTTTGTCAACCGGATTCTCAATCTCAAGGCCTTTTCGGACGGAAAGCTCACCACTGACTTCATCCCCGAGAACTTCGACGGCGCCGAAGCAAAGGATCCGCCGCCCCAAGAGCACCTCCGGCGTCTGGCCATGGCCGTGACCCTGATCTTTCACTGCAGAAATACGTTGATGCGTGAATCCTTAAAGCCCATGGTCTCGCCCATCGGCACCCGCATCCCGCCCCGGGAGCAGCACGAATACCGTGTCAAGTGCGGCGATGACGCCTTTGAGGTGAAATTGCGCCTCAATTCCGCGGAAAACAACTGGACTTTTTCCATAAACAGCCGGGACTACGATGTGACCCACCCGCCCCTGGAGTTTTACCGCCGCCGCCTGAAGCTGACCATAAACGGCCTGGTTCACCGGTTTATCATCCGTTTTGCCGGAAACTTCATCGCCGGGTCCTACTGCGGGGTGAACCGGATTTTCGAAATCTACACGCCCCGGGAATGGGAACTGGCCACACACATGCCCAGCCCGATCAAGCAGGTTTCCGAAAATGTCATCCGCTGCCCCATGCCTGGCCAGGTGGTCGAAGTCCGGATCAAGCCCGGAGAGCGGGTCTACAAGGGCCAGGAGGTGGCCATCCTGGAATCCATGAAAATGGAAAGCGGCGTGGCCTCTCCCAGAGACGGCATTGTCGACGAGGTCCGGGTAAAAAAACAGCAGACCGTGGAATCCGGCGACGTTTTGGTCACATTTGCCAAAGAACCGGCCTAAAATAAAATCTTATCCCCATTCTGTCCCAGGCCCCATGCCGGGGCGCAGAACACAACTGCGTCCCCGGCTGTTTTTTTCCTGCCGATGACTTTCTGACGATCACTTGCGTTTTTTTGAAAATTAAGGGTTGCATTTTTGAAAATTATGAGCATATTCTCACATACAAAATGAGACTATGCTCATTTGATATAGATTTTTCAAATCGACCCAAGGCGCTGGTATCCGATGATGACTGTAGCCAGAACACTTTATCCTCAGATTCATACAAAAAATATGGATACGGAAACAACACGGCAGATTTCCCCGGAATCCGCGGCAGCCATACTCGACAGCATTTCTGACGGGGTGTTTACCATTGATGAAAGCTGGCGGATCTCGGAATTTAACCGGGCCGCAGAGGAAATCACCGGGATTTCCCGACAGGAGGCCATTGGGAAACCCTGCTACGAGGTGTTTCGCGCCAGCATGTGCGAGGTGGACTGCGCCATGAAGCGCACCCTGAAAACCGGAGAACCTGAAATCAACCGTTCCGGATTCATCGTGGATGCAGAGGGTACCCGCATTCCTGTCAGTGTTTCCACGGCATTGCTAAGGGACAGCGCTGGCAAAATCATCGGAGGTGCGGAGACCTTCCGGGATCTAAGCCTCGTCGAAGCGCTGCGCAAGGAACTTTCCGGCAGATACCAGCTCGGTGACATGGTGAGCCGGAGCCCGGACATGCAGCAGATATTTGAACTGGCAGCCCAGGTAGCGGCGTCCACGAGCACGGTTTTGCTCCGGGGAGAGACCGGGACCGGCAAGGAGTTGCTGGCCCGTGCCGTCCACGGACTGAGCCCGAGAAACAAGGGGCCATTTATGGCGGTTAACTGCGGGGCTCTGCCGGATACGCTGCTGGAATCGGAATTGTTCGGCTACAAGGCTGGTGCGTTTACGGGCGCCAACCAGGACAAGCCCGGCCGGTTTGCCCGGGCCCAGGGGGGCACTCTTTTTCTTGATGAAATCGGCGATATCAGCCCGGCTTTACAGGTGCGCCTGCTGCGGGTGCTGCAGGAAAAACAGGTGGAGCCCCTGGGGGGAACCGCGCCCATAGACGTGGATGTGAGGGTGATTGCCGCCACCCACCGGGATCTGGAAAAAATGGTTGAAGCCGGAGAGTTCCGGCAGGACCTTTTTTACCGGATCAACGTGATCAAAATCGACATTCCGCCGCTGCGAAAGCGCAAGGAAGACATCCCGCTGCTGGTGGATCACTTTATCGGGCGGTTCAACCACATTCAGGCCAAGGCCGTCAAAGGCGTGACCGGCGAAGCCATGGGCCTGCTCATGACCCATGATTACCCGGGAAACGTCCGGGAACTGGAAAACCGTATCGAGCATGCATTCGTGCTATGCGAAAATGGATGGATCGAACCCCGGCACCTGCCGGAGGGTTGCGGCGGGATCAAATCCTCGGGCAGCACGGCAGCCAACTTCCAGGATGCGGTCAATGCCTTCGAGGCCCAGCTGATTCGGGAAGCCATGCGGGAAAACGGGTACAACAGGCTGAAAACAGCCCGCAATTTGGGCATTCACAAAACAACCCTGTTTCGGAAAATGAAATCCCTGGGTATTGCATTCCCCGAATACGACGGGCGCAATCGAATGGCGGAATAAATTGCAAAACTGCAACACCGTAATTGAATACAAATGCACGACTGCAGCCCAAAAGAAATCCGAAAGTATCTGCATCATTGGATAACAATCTGTAATAACGATAATATTTTATCAACCGGCGCAAATGGCATGCATTATGCTTCAGTCTCAAAAGACTGGAGGTGAAACGGCAATGAAGGTTGCCCTGGCAGTATGGAACGGCAGAATATCCCCGGTATTTGATGTATCCCGGCAACTGCAGATTATGGATGTGCAAGACGGCCGGGTGGTCAATCGCGTTACCGTGCATTTTGCAAACGATCACCCCGTGCACAAGGTGCAGCGGCTGCTTGACATGGAAGTTGACATTCTGCTCTGCGGGGCGGTTTCCCGTCAAATGGCCGCCGTCCTGGATTCTTATGGAATCCGGCGGCATGATTTCATTGCCGGCGATATTCGGGAAGTCGTTGATGCCTATATCCGGGGCGCCCTTCCCAGTGCCGAGATGAGCATGCCGGGTTGCTTTTCCAGGCGCAACCGGAGACGCGCCAAAAACCGAAAAGGAAAGAGACAAAAATGAAAATCGCGGTTTCTGCAACAGGCAACACACTGGACTCAGATCTGGACGCACGATTTGGCCGCGCGGCCTGCTTTATTGTCGTGAACCCGGAAGACCTTACTTTCGAGGTGGTCGAAAACACCCAGAATCTCAACGCCGCCCAGGGCGCCGGCATTCAGGCAGCCAAAACCGTTGCCGACCAGGGGGTCAACGCGGTGCTGACGGGCAATTGCGGACCAAAGGCGTATGCCGTTCTGGAACAGGCCAAAATCCCGGTTATCACGGGCCTTTCAGGCAGTGTCAAGGAAGCGGTGGAACAATACAAAAAAGGCGGACTTGCCGCTGCAGCCGGGCCCAATGTAAACGGCCACTGGATGTAACCAACACAACAAGCAAGGAGAATGTATATGAAATTTGCCATTCCTCTGGCAAACGGCAAACTGACGGCGCACTTCGGCCATGCTCAGGAATTTGCACTCATTTCAACGGAAAACAATCAGGTGCAGGACAAGCAGTTCCTGGTACCGCCCCCGCATGAACCGGGTGTGCTGCCCAAATGGCTGGCCGACCAGCAGGTGGATGTGGTGCTTGCCGGGGGCATGGGCGGCAAGGCCATTGATCTGTTTTCCCGGGCCGGAATCCGTGTGGTTACCGGTGCCCCGGTGGATGAACCCGAGCTCTTGGTGGCCCAATATCTCAACAGTTGCCTGGAAACAGGAGACAATGCATGTTCCGGCGGTGGCGGCGATAAAGAAGGCCACCAGTGCCGGCATTGAAAATAAAGGATTTACCCATGATTATCAGCGTGGCAAGCGGCAAGGGCGGAACCGGCAAGACAACCGTGGCAACCAGCCTCGCCCTGGCCATCGGCAATTCAGCACAATTAATGGACTGTGACGTGGAAGCGCCCAATGCACACCTGTTTCTCAAACCCGTACTGGAACCGGAAGAAAGTGTATTTATGCCGGTGCCCGTGGTGGATGAGGACAAGTGTACCATGTGCGGGCTGTGTGCGGAAATCTGCCAGTTCAACGCCATTATCACCATTGCCGATACCGTAATGACATTTCCCGAACTCTGCCACGGATGCGGGGGATGTCAGGCAGTGTGCCCGGCAGGGGCGATCGGGGAAGGCAAAAGAACCATTGGCATTATCGAGCATGGCCGTTGCAATGACCTGGAGTTTGTCCACGGACGCCTCCGCATCGGCGAAGCCATGGCACCTCCCTTAATCCGGCAGATCCGTTCCCGCATCAAACCGGAGAAAACAGCCGTCATCGACGCCCCGCCGGGCACTTCCTGCCCGGTCATCGCTGCTGTCCAGAACACGGATTTTGTTGTCCTGGTCACCGAGCCCACACCCTTTGGGTTAAACGACCTGCAGCTGGCCGTGGAAACCATGAAAATTCTTGAAATTCCCTGCGGCGTGATCATCAACCGCTCGGATATCGGAGACGACCGGGTGGCAGATTACGCAGCCGCCGAAAACCTCCCGGTTTTAATGGAGATCCCTTATGAACGGGGCATTGCAGAGGCCTATTCCCGGGGCGAACCCCTGGTGGAAAGTTTTCCGCAATGGCGGCAACGGTTTGCCACGCTCTATGAAAAGATTTGCCAACTTGCGACCGGGAGGGAACAATGAAGGAACTGGTGGTCATCAGCGGAAAAGGCGGCAGCGGAAAGACCAGCATCACAGCGGCTTTGTCCCAGCTGGCCCAAAAGCCCGTGCTCTGCGATGCAGACGTGGATGCAGCCGACCTGCACCTGATCCTGTCACCGAAGATCAGGGAAAGCCAGGAATTTATGGCCGGGCACACGGCATCCATCGTCAAAGAACGGTGTACCGAATGCGGCAAATGCCTGGAATTGTGCCGGTTTAATGCCATAAACGCGGATTTTGTGGTGGATCCCGTATCCTGCGAGGG harbors:
- a CDS encoding cold-shock protein, producing the protein MANGTVKWFSDKKGFGFIETEDGTDVFVHHSGINATGFKSLNEGDKVTFTVQQGQKGPAAVDVTVV
- a CDS encoding DUF1207 domain-containing protein, with the protein product METAIRSAACSLICCLTAAAMFFLASSPAMAQNPDEGGLFPKEEIFKPILADPKEPRFFGSVRHINNEMRKDFTGAAIGLGETFGVYRKNLGPERAWQISISGGVFSHFDMDTSSYDLLNSDYSIGLLWTYRDRDASLRLRVYHQSSHLGDDYVSDDPGLLDKYSGFDYEAAELITAYDWEPFRVYGGIHYLLQRDPGHMDRWSYQAGVEYESPSPVLFHGVPVAGVDIKGVQERSWTPAVSVKAGLKFKTADSSRDIMVLAEYYDGFIPYGAFYDYDMDAFGLGVYFGF
- a CDS encoding class II D-tagatose-bisphosphate aldolase non-catalytic subunit, giving the protein MMMQNRLTTMGPHQRRGRAEGIYSVCSSHPRVLLAAFARAAADTSDLLIEATCNQVNQFGGYAGMTPADFTRYISAMADQMGFDKGRLIIGGDHLGPHVWKNETADSAMDKAETLVAHCVSAGYAKIHLDASMALGDDPDGPLAPEVSAERAARLCRAAEAAAKKLPAGASWPVYVVGAEVPTPGGSMAEPGDVPVTDPGELAGYLDCCQKEFERLGLEDAWLRVIAVVVQPGVDFGGLWVAPYQRLPAAALSAFHDRLPNAMTYEIHATDFQHPDALAQMVRDHFCLLKVGPALTFALREVLFALACIEQEWLGSRKDVVLSGLREVLCEEMAQFPGHWSGHHPDSGPVPDWRVLFSYLDRVRYYWGRDRLQAAVQQLENNLGTTIPEPLIRQYMPDLSPSVADKAVAPASRDLADWKIRNALNPYAAACRMDQNPK
- a CDS encoding DUF4139 domain-containing protein; translated protein: MKTIRAAVMITGFVLIAGVAFGAQQTVSTKITSTTVYFDQARVTRQGQTAVDAGTHRLLVGVDAFSMDPDSVTAEVRGEGQILGVGVASMPVADSPRKKIRELEARRDELKAEQQEITDEKTALQRQEAFLDSVAEFSATQVPREIQTQMPSLEDLAATRDFLGNQYTNVLAGQRKAQDSLDKLEKQIRQVNRELDMLRDRTDKTASAIEILFDSKIAQTVDIAARYVVKNAGWSPVYRAMAADADQGLDLSMMAQVSQKTGEDWEDVDLSVSTAEPVQGGRLPELSPWFLDVPGPVARKADRDAGARMQEMAMGAHAKAPAPMAEAQKHETALSFEYDLPVPVSVASGEDESLLPLFTRTLESRFYHLAVPRRVPEAFLVCRAEADRELLAGPVQVFFEGRYAGRMFLEQQPAGRPFVLGMGADRSVAVRREKLRDHRKETRFFGKIERDTVVRELEYRIVAENRKQRPVTIHVRDSVPVSKTDRIEVKDVSFSPQPDQKDFADKSGVMQWEMELEPGRSREISISFTVNYPNDMPQPVF
- the hisF gene encoding imidazole glycerol phosphate synthase subunit HisF translates to MITLLDYGAGNVRSVVNAIEKSGHTVHMAASGDDIARAEKLVFPGVGNFGKMMQVLGDKGFVEPLLTFLRADKPFLGICLGLHALFEKSHEAPGIAGLGFFTGEVRRFETELSVPHIGWNGICVKKPTPLFAGLGEDEKFYFVHSYHVVPQNPDVVLTRTDYGQSFVSSVAAGNIAATQFHPEKSGAAGLAVLRNFLEPGPEAAIDLRDPVRTHLAKRIVACLDVRADDAGQLVVTKGDHYDVRENGQVRDLGGPVDLARDYYAQGADEITFLNITGFRDFPMQDMPMLDVLRRTSEHVFVPLTIGGGIRSYTDADGRNWSSLEVAAQYFRSGADKISIGSDAVYIAENYLKTGKKTGESAIEQISEVYGSQAVVISVDPRRVYVHDPADAPDQVVIETAEPDPEGRCFCWFQCTVSGGREGRPVDAVTLARVCQELGAGEVLLNSIDRDGTGAGFDLELISAVCDAVSIPVIASSGAGSAEHFLEVFTRTSVEAALAAGIFHRKQLPLGQVKQYLQNKVEIRREGI